The Geobacter sp. AOG2 genome includes a window with the following:
- the ruvC gene encoding crossover junction endodeoxyribonuclease RuvC, whose amino-acid sequence MRVLGIDPGSRITGYGIVEQQGNRLVHVDNGAIFTDSAADFPGRLKKIFDGLCSVIAEYRPEEVAVENIFFSTNVQSALKLGQARGAAIVAAVHACLPVAEYTALQVKQAVVGQGRAEKGQVQKMLKALLGLPEIAQADASDALAVAVCHINSSALKQVTGSAKPLSRKPNSWRDMKL is encoded by the coding sequence ATGAGAGTGCTTGGCATCGACCCCGGTTCACGTATCACCGGTTACGGTATTGTGGAGCAGCAGGGCAATCGTCTCGTTCACGTCGATAACGGCGCTATCTTCACCGACAGCGCCGCTGATTTCCCCGGCCGCCTGAAGAAAATCTTCGACGGCCTATGTTCCGTTATCGCCGAATATCGGCCCGAGGAGGTGGCGGTGGAAAATATCTTTTTTTCGACCAATGTGCAGAGCGCCCTAAAGTTGGGCCAGGCACGGGGCGCAGCCATCGTGGCTGCGGTGCATGCTTGCCTACCGGTGGCCGAATATACGGCGCTACAGGTTAAACAGGCCGTGGTGGGACAGGGAAGAGCCGAAAAAGGGCAGGTGCAGAAGATGCTCAAGGCCCTTCTGGGGTTGCCCGAAATCGCCCAGGCCGACGCTTCCGATGCCTTGGCGGTGGCGGTCTGTCATATCAACTCCTCTGCCTTGAAACAGGTGACAGGGAGCGCTAAACCGTTATCACGGAAACCCAACTCCTGGAGGGACATGAAGCTATGA